In the Moraxella osloensis genome, one interval contains:
- a CDS encoding fumarate hydratase, whose translation MTVIKKDDFINSVANAFQYISYYHPKDFVDAVYEAWQKETNQSAKNAMGQILTNSRMSAMGHRPICQDTGSAVVFLDIGMNVQWDLEGDTEMSVEDMVNEGVRRAYNNPDNPLRASILVDPISKRQNTKDNTPAVVHMSVVPGDKVDVICAAKGGGSENKAKFAMLNPSDSIEEWVLKTVPQMGAGWCPPGILGIGVGGTPEKAMMLAKRSLMEHIDIHELQAKAQSGAELDSVERLRLNMYDKVNELGVGAQGLGGLTTVLDVKVLDFPTHAASKAVAMIPNCAATRHIHFTLDGQGEAALPAPSLSDWPEVSFGSDDVIKVNVDDLTKETLGQFNIGDTLLLSGKILTGRDAAHKRMVDMLAKGEALPVDLQNRFIYYVGPVDAVGDEVVGPAGPTTSTRMDKFTDTILDQGLIGMIGKSERSPATCEVIAKHGAIYLIAVGGAAYLVSKAIKGAKVLAFPELGMEAIYEFKVEDMPVTVAVDNQGNSIHRFDKVAERAQQVIAEPVRFVP comes from the coding sequence ATGACCGTCATCAAGAAAGACGACTTTATCAATTCTGTCGCCAACGCCTTTCAATATATCAGTTATTATCACCCAAAAGACTTCGTTGATGCTGTATATGAAGCATGGCAAAAAGAAACCAACCAATCTGCCAAAAACGCCATGGGGCAAATCCTCACCAATAGCCGTATGTCAGCGATGGGTCATCGTCCGATTTGCCAAGATACTGGTAGTGCGGTGGTGTTCCTTGATATCGGTATGAACGTGCAATGGGACTTAGAGGGTGACACTGAGATGAGCGTTGAAGACATGGTTAATGAAGGGGTACGCCGTGCTTACAACAATCCAGACAACCCACTAAGGGCATCCATCCTAGTAGACCCAATTAGTAAACGTCAAAACACCAAAGACAACACGCCAGCGGTGGTGCACATGAGCGTGGTACCGGGTGACAAAGTTGATGTGATTTGTGCAGCAAAAGGTGGCGGCTCAGAAAACAAAGCAAAATTTGCGATGCTAAACCCCTCAGACTCGATTGAAGAATGGGTGTTAAAAACCGTTCCCCAAATGGGGGCAGGTTGGTGTCCACCTGGTATTTTAGGTATCGGTGTCGGCGGCACGCCAGAAAAAGCCATGATGCTTGCCAAGCGCTCACTTATGGAACACATCGATATCCATGAGTTACAAGCCAAAGCCCAAAGCGGTGCCGAGCTTGATAGCGTTGAGCGCTTACGTCTCAATATGTATGACAAAGTGAACGAGCTTGGCGTTGGCGCCCAAGGTCTTGGCGGCTTGACTACGGTACTCGATGTGAAAGTACTAGACTTTCCTACCCATGCCGCAAGTAAAGCGGTTGCCATGATTCCAAATTGTGCGGCGACTCGTCATATTCACTTTACCCTAGACGGTCAAGGTGAAGCAGCCTTGCCTGCCCCTTCCCTATCAGATTGGCCAGAAGTGTCCTTTGGCTCCGATGATGTGATTAAAGTCAATGTTGACGACTTAACCAAAGAAACCTTAGGTCAGTTTAACATCGGTGATACCTTACTACTTAGTGGTAAAATCTTAACGGGTCGTGATGCCGCGCATAAACGCATGGTCGATATGCTTGCCAAAGGCGAAGCGCTGCCCGTGGATTTACAAAATCGCTTTATTTATTATGTCGGTCCTGTCGACGCCGTGGGCGATGAAGTGGTCGGTCCTGCCGGTCCCACCACCTCAACGCGTATGGATAAATTCACCGACACAATCTTGGATCAAGGCTTGATTGGGATGATCGGTAAATCCGAGCGTAGTCCTGCGACCTGTGAAGTCATTGCCAAACACGGCGCAATTTATCTCATTGCAGTGGGCGGTGCCGCTTATCTGGTCTCAAAAGCTATCAAAGGCGCTAAAGTGCTTGCCTTCCCAGAGCTAGGCATGGAAGCGATTTATGAGTTTAAAGTAGAAGATATGCCGGTGACCGTCGCTGTTGACAACCAAGGCAACAGCATCCACCGTTTTGATAAAGTCGCTGAACGCGCCCAGCAAGTAATTGCCGAGCCTGTACGTTTTGTGCCTTAG
- the nadR gene encoding multifunctional transcriptional regulator/nicotinamide-nucleotide adenylyltransferase/ribosylnicotinamide kinase NadR: MMQDVGIIIGHFEPLHLGHVRTILHASGQVKDLYIFITAHPAPNPNFSIDLKDKARWMTMAFADLPFVHIEILPDLVSPSYEDNYQDLSVEKVNAILADLQQRYPKLSASSDEAETVPPVVFMDETHPFADYDLHLPVVTTPRQHGFDSRKIHNNPALYWSAIHPQARGDYTKTVALVGGESSGKTTLLHKLANYYGASYGLEMGRLFVQTDLGGTELGMQYDDYPLMATDHEQAIRAAKRFAPAPITLVDTDFVTTQAFCEEYEGRTHPFLTACIDEFRLDYTLMLANNTPWVADGMRSLGSESQRERFENRLKQIFARHHIAPLFIDSPNYHQRFLDAIALIDAHVFHHYQDIEA, translated from the coding sequence ATGATGCAAGATGTGGGTATCATAATTGGGCATTTTGAGCCGCTGCATTTGGGGCATGTAAGAACGATTTTGCATGCGTCTGGGCAAGTCAAAGATTTATATATTTTTATTACCGCTCACCCTGCGCCAAATCCAAATTTTTCCATTGATTTGAAAGATAAAGCGCGCTGGATGACCATGGCATTTGCTGATTTGCCATTTGTGCATATAGAGATTTTACCTGATTTGGTAAGCCCTTCTTATGAAGACAATTATCAAGATTTGAGCGTTGAAAAAGTCAATGCGATATTAGCGGATTTGCAACAACGATATCCCAAGTTGAGCGCGTCTAGCGATGAGGCAGAGACAGTACCGCCTGTGGTGTTTATGGATGAAACCCATCCGTTTGCCGATTATGATTTACATTTACCTGTGGTGACGACGCCACGCCAGCACGGTTTTGATAGCCGCAAGATTCACAATAACCCCGCGCTGTATTGGTCAGCCATTCACCCGCAAGCGCGAGGTGACTACACCAAAACTGTGGCATTGGTGGGTGGTGAAAGCTCAGGTAAAACCACATTACTGCATAAGTTAGCCAACTATTATGGTGCAAGCTATGGCTTAGAAATGGGACGGCTGTTTGTGCAAACCGATTTGGGCGGTACTGAGCTTGGTATGCAATACGATGACTATCCGCTCATGGCAACTGACCATGAACAAGCGATACGCGCTGCCAAACGCTTTGCCCCTGCCCCAATCACCTTGGTGGATACGGATTTTGTGACCACGCAAGCATTCTGTGAAGAATACGAAGGGCGTACCCACCCGTTTTTGACCGCCTGTATCGATGAGTTTCGCTTAGATTATACCCTGATGCTTGCCAATAACACCCCTTGGGTCGCTGATGGGATGCGCTCTCTAGGCAGCGAGTCCCAGCGTGAGCGTTTTGAAAATCGTTTAAAACAAATCTTTGCCCGTCATCATATTGCGCCGCTGTTTATTGATAGTCCAAACTATCATCAGCGATTTTTGGATGCGATTGCGCTCATTGATGCACACGTTTTTCACCACTATCAAGATATCGAGGCATAA
- a CDS encoding methyltransferase domain-containing protein, with protein MMNQDRNFDDISAHFEKKIYGGLKGEIRLAVLRHDIFGWVKSWQQTHTRPLRVLDVGAGLAQISIELAKDGHDVTINDISANMLEIAKQNAGEAAQTIIWHTCPYQQLDDKLTGKYDLILCHAVLEWLAEPKLIMDFFDRWLVDDGAEKGVLSLCFYNPASFVYRNLVMGNFNLLHNKDFKADNGSLTPNHPVAKDEVIAWINDHHYQILHTSGLRVFHDYSPLKRGGHTNPQAVIEMEVAYSGQDPYKWLGRYLHFLVSKAN; from the coding sequence ATGATGAACCAAGACCGCAATTTTGATGACATCAGCGCGCATTTTGAAAAAAAAATATACGGCGGCTTAAAAGGTGAAATTCGCCTTGCGGTGCTGCGCCATGATATTTTTGGCTGGGTAAAGTCATGGCAACAGACACACACCCGACCCCTTCGCGTATTGGATGTTGGTGCAGGCTTGGCGCAAATATCCATTGAGCTTGCCAAAGACGGGCATGACGTCACCATCAATGACATCTCTGCCAATATGCTTGAGATTGCCAAACAAAACGCAGGCGAGGCGGCACAAACTATCATCTGGCATACCTGCCCTTATCAGCAATTGGATGATAAATTAACGGGCAAATACGATTTAATCCTATGCCATGCCGTGCTTGAGTGGTTGGCTGAGCCAAAGCTGATTATGGATTTTTTTGATCGGTGGCTTGTCGATGATGGCGCTGAAAAAGGGGTGCTATCGCTGTGTTTTTATAACCCTGCCAGCTTTGTGTACCGTAACTTGGTGATGGGCAATTTTAATCTACTACATAACAAAGATTTTAAAGCCGATAATGGCAGTTTGACGCCCAATCACCCGGTGGCAAAAGATGAGGTGATTGCGTGGATTAATGACCATCACTACCAAATCTTGCATACCTCAGGGTTACGGGTGTTTCATGATTACTCACCGCTCAAGCGTGGTGGACATACCAATCCACAAGCGGTGATTGAGATGGAAGTCGCCTATAGCGGACAAGACCCTTATAAATGGCTAGGGCGTTATTTGCATTTTTTGGTGAGCAAAGCTAATTAG
- a CDS encoding PaaI family thioesterase: protein MPANKAELSAFLQQSFPQANCHIESVGNGQAIVSHPIGDDELRPGGTVSGPVMMKVADVALYVAILGEIGIVPLAVTTNLNVSFLRKPAAQANLIAKCQLIKVGRTLAVGDVLIYSEGDDRPVAHAVGTYALPADRD, encoded by the coding sequence ATGCCCGCCAATAAAGCAGAACTGAGTGCTTTTCTGCAGCAATCTTTCCCCCAAGCCAACTGCCACATCGAATCGGTCGGTAACGGTCAAGCCATTGTATCCCATCCTATCGGTGACGATGAGTTACGACCGGGTGGCACTGTATCAGGGCCTGTGATGATGAAAGTGGCGGATGTTGCGCTATATGTGGCTATTTTGGGCGAAATCGGTATCGTACCATTGGCAGTGACTACCAATCTTAACGTGTCTTTTCTGCGAAAACCCGCTGCACAAGCCAACCTTATTGCCAAATGCCAGCTTATCAAAGTCGGGCGCACGCTTGCGGTAGGCGATGTATTGATTTACTCAGAAGGCGATGACAGACCTGTAGCGCATGCAGTCGGTACGTATGCATTGCCTGCTGACCGTGACTAA
- the pnuC gene encoding nicotinamide riboside transporter PnuC — MRIAILDKITGEWAQEWTVVWFFFGVVALATGFWLTTEHRALDWFYLGVSFIGLLCVVSLSFRRNIAGNGFGMLATAGETIVQGTAGAVGLMLAPLFNFFTHLYGIFYWSKNTDGDGNMIPKSANKIVWLVTIAFIAIGLALFPTVNNWLASMGYVVVADDGSKFLGVIDFFWINVLAFVLSITAQATMILRYSFNWWLWIAVNFVWLIVNLMSQNYIFAIQTMVYQVNAFVGLYEWYRSEQKAKGLG, encoded by the coding sequence ATGCGAATTGCGATTTTGGATAAAATTACCGGTGAATGGGCACAAGAATGGACGGTGGTATGGTTCTTTTTTGGGGTGGTGGCATTGGCTACGGGGTTTTGGTTGACCACAGAACATCGAGCGTTGGACTGGTTTTATTTGGGGGTGTCTTTTATCGGGCTATTGTGTGTGGTATCGCTGAGTTTTCGCCGCAATATCGCAGGTAATGGCTTTGGTATGTTGGCAACGGCGGGGGAAACTATTGTACAGGGAACCGCGGGTGCGGTGGGTTTGATGCTCGCGCCATTGTTTAACTTTTTCACCCATTTATATGGCATTTTTTATTGGTCAAAAAACACCGATGGCGATGGCAATATGATTCCCAAATCAGCCAATAAAATTGTGTGGTTGGTAACCATTGCCTTTATCGCCATTGGCTTGGCATTATTTCCAACTGTCAATAATTGGCTCGCGTCGATGGGTTATGTCGTGGTTGCCGACGATGGCAGTAAATTTTTGGGCGTGATTGATTTTTTTTGGATTAACGTGTTGGCATTTGTGCTATCCATCACAGCGCAAGCCACGATGATTTTACGCTATTCATTCAACTGGTGGTTATGGATTGCGGTGAATTTTGTTTGGCTGATTGTCAACTTGATGTCGCAAAATTATATTTTTGCCATTCAAACCATGGTGTACCAAGTCAATGCGTTTGTGGGTCTGTATGAGTGGTATCGCAGTGAGCAAAAAGCCAAAGGCTTGGGGTAA
- the coaD gene encoding pantetheine-phosphate adenylyltransferase, protein MSAASQPFANHYTKIIYPGTFDPITKGHLDLIKRACRLFDEVIVAVAIGHHKKPLFTLEERIGLVEKSCHDKGLSNMSVIGFDGLLVDLAKNQQATGVLRGLRAMSDFEYEFQLANLNRELDPNFEAVFLTPSQQYSFISSTLVREIGKLEGDVSKFVPPCVEEAFERKKQQGW, encoded by the coding sequence ATGTCAGCAGCCAGCCAGCCATTTGCCAATCATTATACCAAAATTATTTATCCCGGCACGTTTGACCCGATTACCAAAGGTCACCTTGATTTGATTAAGCGCGCTTGCCGCCTGTTTGATGAGGTGATTGTCGCGGTGGCGATTGGTCATCATAAAAAACCGCTATTTACGTTAGAGGAACGGATTGGACTGGTAGAAAAATCCTGTCATGATAAAGGCTTGAGTAATATGTCGGTGATTGGCTTTGATGGGTTGTTGGTGGATTTGGCAAAAAATCAACAAGCCACCGGTGTACTGCGTGGACTACGGGCAATGTCAGATTTTGAGTATGAATTTCAGCTCGCCAATCTCAATCGTGAACTAGACCCAAATTTTGAAGCGGTGTTTTTGACCCCATCGCAGCAATATTCTTTTATCTCCTCAACGCTGGTGCGTGAAATTGGCAAATTAGAGGGTGATGTCAGTAAATTTGTACCGCCGTGTGTCGAAGAGGCATTTGAACGAAAAAAACAACAGGGTTGGTAA
- the argB gene encoding acetylglutamate kinase, with translation MALDLEQAMHTADVLTEALPYIQRFEGKVMVVKYGGNAMTDPILESSFARDIVMLKTVGIHPVVVHGGGPQVDNLLKELGRSSDRIDGMRVTDKATMDVVEMVLGGSVNKSIVNLINKHGGRAIGLTGKDASLIRAKKLPMTKTDKQGNEQQIDLGFVGDVVSINRDVIDLMIASNFIPVIAPLGVDDEGNTYNINADVVAGKVAEFMLAEKLILLTNIKGVLDKAGNVATGLTPSKVDEMIADGTISGGMIPKISYALEAVKNGVKSAVIVDGRVPHATLLEVFTDKGVGTLISRHP, from the coding sequence ATGGCATTAGATCTTGAGCAAGCCATGCATACCGCTGACGTGTTGACCGAAGCACTACCCTACATCCAGCGTTTTGAAGGCAAAGTGATGGTGGTCAAATACGGCGGCAATGCCATGACTGATCCGATATTAGAGAGTTCTTTTGCCAGAGATATCGTCATGTTAAAAACCGTAGGCATTCATCCTGTGGTCGTCCATGGCGGCGGTCCACAAGTCGATAACTTGCTTAAAGAATTGGGGCGCAGCTCTGACCGCATTGATGGCATGCGAGTGACCGACAAAGCCACCATGGATGTGGTGGAAATGGTACTGGGTGGTAGCGTCAACAAATCTATCGTCAATCTCATCAACAAACACGGTGGCCGTGCTATTGGCTTAACCGGTAAAGATGCCAGTCTCATTCGCGCTAAAAAATTACCCATGACCAAAACGGATAAACAAGGCAACGAACAACAAATTGATTTGGGATTTGTAGGTGATGTGGTCAGCATCAATCGCGATGTGATTGATTTGATGATTGCCTCTAACTTTATTCCTGTCATCGCACCGCTTGGCGTGGATGATGAAGGCAATACTTACAATATCAATGCGGATGTGGTGGCGGGGAAAGTCGCTGAGTTCATGCTCGCGGAAAAACTGATTTTACTCACCAACATCAAAGGGGTGCTTGATAAAGCAGGCAATGTTGCCACTGGACTTACCCCTAGCAAGGTGGATGAGATGATTGCCGATGGCACTATCTCTGGCGGCATGATTCCAAAAATCAGCTATGCGCTAGAAGCGGTAAAAAACGGGGTAAAAAGTGCGGTGATTGTCGATGGTCGTGTCCCGCATGCGACTTTGCTAGAGGTCTTTACTGATAAAGGCGTTGGCACCCTCATTAGCCGCCATCCTTGA
- a CDS encoding rhomboid family intramembrane serine protease, whose product MAFESPIQQALQYYPITLALVVMCVGVFALQLFFGVNPTNPTNQSLIAWGANFLPFSLGEAPWRLVTSLFLHIGFMHLLFNMFALYYFGQVAERMFGAVNFLALFLLSGVGGNLLNNFLGLHSVMAGEPPIISAGASGGIMGIGMALLVTALTKTSFNNFALNFRSLLIVMAINLGYGFLVGGIDNAGHVGGAIVGGLLGLVYVMQYRVIRQQQLFAHKASGAPWQPNTLANSEISGITNHQSTPPSSRALSGKIVRSSYMILTVLFIGIYWWLHTNFMQLLNTALPSIIH is encoded by the coding sequence ATGGCATTCGAATCCCCAATCCAACAAGCTTTACAATACTACCCTATCACGTTGGCGCTGGTGGTAATGTGTGTTGGGGTGTTTGCATTACAGCTATTTTTTGGCGTCAATCCGACCAACCCCACCAACCAATCGTTAATTGCTTGGGGTGCCAATTTTTTACCCTTTTCGCTGGGTGAAGCCCCGTGGCGATTGGTGACCAGCCTGTTTTTGCATATTGGTTTTATGCATTTGCTGTTTAATATGTTTGCTTTGTATTATTTTGGACAAGTGGCTGAGCGGATGTTTGGCGCTGTCAATTTTTTAGCGTTGTTTTTGTTATCAGGGGTTGGCGGCAATTTGCTCAATAATTTTTTGGGCTTGCATAGCGTGATGGCAGGTGAGCCGCCAATCATTAGTGCCGGTGCGTCAGGTGGTATCATGGGCATTGGGATGGCGCTATTGGTGACAGCGCTAACCAAAACATCGTTCAATAATTTTGCGTTAAATTTTCGCTCGTTACTGATAGTCATGGCGATTAATTTAGGCTATGGTTTTTTGGTGGGCGGTATTGATAATGCGGGTCACGTTGGTGGTGCGATTGTTGGGGGTTTGCTAGGATTGGTGTATGTCATGCAGTATCGCGTTATCCGCCAGCAGCAGCTATTTGCCCATAAAGCCAGTGGCGCGCCTTGGCAACCCAATACTTTAGCAAATAGTGAAATTTCTGGCATTACTAACCATCAATCAACACCGCCCTCTTCCCGTGCCTTATCGGGCAAAATTGTCCGTTCTAGCTATATGATTTTAACAGTGCTCTTTATCGGTATTTACTGGTGGTTACATACCAATTTTATGCAATTGTTAAATACTGCCCTGCCAAGTATCATCCATTAA
- a CDS encoding BLUF domain-containing protein, giving the protein MSQKYFIAYCSEITLTAALNQHTFTHILNQSIKNNTRSGITGFLLYDAGKFFQYYEGDELACANLLHALKQDNRHTHIKLIGQGYISNAVFNNWFMGCFDLSKHSYLFKHHAFIESFDVYSWGMQEVVKLIDIMSEQRITYITPQQPIKSLFSERFMRIRNFTLPFRVSG; this is encoded by the coding sequence ATGTCGCAAAAATACTTTATAGCTTATTGTAGTGAAATAACGCTGACTGCGGCGTTGAATCAACATACATTTACCCACATTCTGAACCAATCTATCAAAAATAATACCCGCTCTGGTATCACTGGTTTTTTGCTGTATGATGCGGGTAAGTTTTTTCAGTATTATGAAGGCGATGAGTTAGCATGTGCAAACTTGCTGCATGCTTTAAAACAAGATAATCGCCACACCCATATCAAACTCATTGGTCAAGGCTATATTTCAAACGCCGTATTTAACAACTGGTTTATGGGTTGTTTTGATTTATCCAAGCATTCCTATCTCTTTAAACACCATGCCTTTATCGAATCATTTGATGTATATAGTTGGGGTATGCAAGAAGTCGTCAAGCTGATTGATATCATGTCAGAGCAAAGAATCACTTACATCACGCCGCAACAACCTATCAAATCACTGTTTAGTGAACGCTTTATGCGTATTCGAAATTTCACCCTGCCGTTTCGCGTTAGTGGCTAA
- the smpB gene encoding SsrA-binding protein SmpB, translated as MTKKPKMPSLIASNKKARHEYFIEESFEAGLELLGWEVKSIRAGKMRITESYVIFRDGEAFLFGAHIQPLLSASTHIVADPLRTRKLLLHRREIDKLFGMVNQKGHTCVALKVYWSHGRVKCEIALAKGKKLHDKRATLKERDYQREKQRGLKNLV; from the coding sequence ATGACTAAAAAACCAAAAATGCCTAGCCTGATTGCTAGCAACAAAAAAGCGCGTCACGAATATTTTATTGAAGAAAGCTTTGAAGCGGGGCTTGAGCTACTCGGTTGGGAAGTCAAATCCATCCGTGCCGGTAAAATGCGTATCACCGAAAGCTATGTGATTTTTAGAGATGGTGAAGCCTTTTTGTTTGGCGCGCACATTCAGCCGCTACTATCGGCATCGACTCACATTGTCGCCGACCCCCTTCGCACCCGTAAGCTGCTGCTGCACCGCCGCGAGATTGATAAGCTCTTTGGCATGGTCAACCAAAAAGGTCATACCTGTGTGGCGCTTAAAGTGTACTGGAGTCATGGCCGCGTCAAATGCGAAATTGCCCTTGCTAAGGGTAAAAAACTGCACGATAAACGCGCCACCTTAAAAGAGCGTGATTATCAACGCGAAAAACAACGCGGACTGAAAAATCTTGTATGA
- a CDS encoding extracellular solute-binding protein yields MIGHKVRTNVNAQSSTISALLIALVSISGATLTACSPSSTPPSTTSQSASSTASSANGNHASNTSSTPNASMASATTAVPNQLTIYTSIDKAALEPLLTSYAKQVNVPIHIVQDEPMSILARLKAEGANSPADVILTEDAGIFSTAVEEGLLQPFNAEKAVAHVPERYRDPDGNWIALSSYARTAVYDSRVLHSNDISSYADLSKLKWSQKLCLSQGKYIPNQSLVVNLINNLGDKRTQEVMQGWLANLSVPVLLDDSEVLKAIESGKCQIGLVNSNHYGRYLQAHPDTPIKIKWINKGYGGVSTNITGVAIPHAAKHTELALGLIEWLAAKDQQSLYASLSNTFPIDPNAEASVLLKSWGDIEVSPIPVRLYGERQAMAVDSMQQAGYY; encoded by the coding sequence ATGATAGGTCATAAGGTGCGTACCAATGTCAATGCGCAATCATCCACCATCAGCGCTTTGTTAATTGCCCTGGTCAGTATATCGGGTGCGACCTTAACTGCCTGTAGTCCGTCGTCGACGCCGCCATCCACAACGTCACAATCGGCTTCGAGCACCGCTTCGAGCGCTAATGGCAATCATGCCAGTAATACCAGTTCGACGCCAAATGCAAGCATGGCGAGTGCGACTACTGCAGTGCCCAACCAACTCACGATTTACACTTCCATTGACAAAGCAGCGCTTGAGCCGTTATTAACTAGCTATGCTAAGCAAGTCAATGTGCCGATTCATATCGTGCAAGATGAGCCAATGTCAATTTTGGCACGGTTAAAAGCAGAAGGTGCCAATAGCCCTGCGGATGTGATTTTGACTGAAGATGCGGGTATTTTTAGTACCGCAGTCGAAGAAGGGTTGTTACAACCCTTTAATGCCGAAAAAGCAGTGGCGCATGTCCCAGAGCGTTACCGCGATCCTGATGGCAATTGGATTGCGTTATCTAGCTACGCGCGTACTGCGGTGTATGATAGTCGTGTACTCCATAGCAATGATATCTCAAGCTATGCTGATTTGTCTAAATTAAAATGGTCACAAAAACTGTGCCTAAGCCAAGGCAAATACATCCCCAATCAATCACTGGTGGTCAATCTCATCAATAATCTGGGCGATAAACGCACCCAAGAAGTGATGCAAGGCTGGCTTGCCAATCTAAGCGTACCCGTGCTGCTTGATGACAGTGAAGTGCTAAAAGCCATAGAAAGCGGCAAATGTCAAATCGGTCTGGTCAACAGCAACCACTACGGACGCTATCTACAAGCGCATCCCGATACCCCGATTAAAATCAAATGGATCAATAAGGGTTACGGCGGCGTCAGTACCAACATCACAGGCGTTGCCATTCCCCATGCCGCCAAGCATACCGAATTGGCGCTGGGGCTGATTGAATGGTTGGCTGCCAAAGATCAGCAATCACTGTATGCCAGTTTAAGTAACACCTTTCCGATTGACCCCAATGCCGAAGCCTCAGTATTACTCAAGTCTTGGGGGGATATCGAAGTTAGCCCGATACCTGTCAGACTGTATGGCGAAAGACAAGCGATGGCAGTCGATTCCATGCAGCAAGCGGGTTATTACTAA
- a CDS encoding alpha/beta fold hydrolase, giving the protein MIKRQPKPLVILIHGLHMHAWAMRPLAKKLSKLGYECHRFGYFSVAHNLANHSRRLHRWLTKHEKAGVPIYLVGHSLGGLVIRDFLQRYPQWQITRCVTLGTPHNGSISANNIVKILPKFVGRSYLQGLDGNAPALNDEVQLGSIAGVRSVGLGKVVLPRNRELAKLEPHLQPNDGTVFVHETQLAAAKDHIIINASHTGLLINDEVAMQIHHFLQQGHFLHTKNC; this is encoded by the coding sequence ATGATAAAACGCCAACCCAAACCGCTTGTCATCCTCATTCATGGCTTGCACATGCATGCCTGGGCGATGCGACCGCTTGCCAAAAAACTCAGCAAACTTGGCTACGAGTGCCACAGATTTGGGTATTTTAGCGTCGCGCATAATCTTGCCAATCATAGCCGCCGTTTGCACCGCTGGCTGACTAAACATGAAAAAGCGGGTGTGCCAATTTATTTGGTCGGTCATAGTCTGGGTGGACTGGTCATTCGAGACTTTTTGCAGCGCTATCCACAGTGGCAGATTACGCGCTGTGTGACACTTGGAACGCCCCATAATGGCAGCATCAGTGCCAATAACATCGTCAAAATCCTGCCCAAATTCGTCGGTCGCTCGTATCTGCAGGGGCTAGATGGCAATGCGCCGGCACTCAACGATGAAGTACAGCTAGGGAGTATTGCGGGGGTTCGTTCGGTGGGGCTTGGCAAAGTAGTATTACCCCGTAACCGTGAGCTTGCCAAGCTTGAGCCGCATCTGCAGCCGAATGACGGCACGGTATTTGTGCATGAAACCCAGCTTGCCGCTGCCAAAGACCATATCATCATCAATGCGTCCCATACGGGACTCCTGATAAATGATGAAGTAGCGATGCAAATCCATCATTTTTTGCAACAAGGACATTTTTTGCATACAAAAAATTGTTGA
- a CDS encoding YfhL family 4Fe-4S dicluster ferredoxin — MALIITDECINCDVCEPLCPNDAIYVGELIYEIDPALCTECVGHFNEPQCSLFCPVPDCIPKDPNYLETPAQLMLKFERITQTKHTSQ, encoded by the coding sequence ATGGCATTAATAATCACCGATGAATGTATCAACTGCGATGTCTGCGAGCCACTTTGCCCCAACGATGCGATTTATGTGGGCGAGTTGATTTATGAAATTGACCCTGCGCTGTGTACCGAGTGTGTCGGTCATTTTAATGAGCCGCAGTGTTCGCTGTTTTGTCCTGTACCTGATTGTATCCCAAAAGATCCTAACTATCTGGAGACGCCAGCGCAATTGATGCTCAAATTTGAGCGCATCACCCAAACTAAGCATACCAGCCAATAA
- a CDS encoding PspC domain-containing protein, whose translation MANKLVKLHRSQNHRMIAGVLGGIAEYLGWNATLVRLLFVIISTASVAVPGILIYIVLWIVMPNATQNSYRAV comes from the coding sequence ATGGCAAATAAACTGGTAAAACTTCATCGCTCTCAGAATCATCGTATGATTGCAGGTGTGCTGGGAGGTATTGCAGAGTATCTAGGCTGGAATGCAACATTGGTGCGTTTGTTGTTTGTGATTATTTCAACGGCAAGTGTCGCCGTGCCAGGCATTTTGATATATATCGTGTTATGGATTGTCATGCCAAATGCCACCCAAAATTCCTATCGTGCAGTTTGA